The nucleotide sequence AGCATGGCTTCGGGCTCGGCCATGCGGCCAATGACGAGATCGACGTCCCCGGTGCGGAGGCGCGTGAGGAGATAATCATTGGGGCCGGTGACGATGCGGGTGTGGACGCCTGAATAGTCGGCGGTGAAGGTCTGGACCGCTTCGGGGAGGATGCGGGCCGAGACAGTGGGGAGAGCGCCGACGCGGACAAGCGCGGTTTCGCCCCCGGTGCGGGCGGCATCCATGCCCTGACGCAGCGCGGCGATGGCCGTCGAGGCATAGCGATAAAAGATTTCGCCAAAGGCGGTGAGCTGGAGTTTACGGCGCGCCCGATCAAAGAGCGGGGCGCCCAGAATGTCCTCCAGGTCCTGCACCGTCTTGGTAGCGGCGGGCTGGCTGATGTTGAGCGCCGCGGCGGCGCGGACAACGCTGCGCTGGCGGGCGACTTCGATAAAGCAGGCGAGATGGCGCAGTTTGATGCGCGGATCGATCAGGCGCTCGGTCACTTCTTGCGACTTCCGGTTATTCAACCAGCCTCGAAGAGGCATAATTTCACATTGAGAATAACCTGTGGGTTATCATCTGGCGAGCGTTTATCATTTTACCTCGGCCGGCGGACGGGCTTTAATCGGCCTGACGAGGGGTAGAACATGCTTTTTGCAGATATTGGCGGCGTGGTGCTGCATTACCGGGTCAGTGGACCAGCAGGTGCGCCTGTGGTGGCGCTGGCCAATTCGCTGGGCACGGATGGACGCATCTGGGACGGTGTGATCGCGCGGCTGGCCGAGACTTATCGCGTCATTTCCTATGACAAGCGCGGACACGGGCTGAGCGACGCGCCGGCGGGCGAGTATAGCCTCGATCAGCATGTGGATGATTTATCGGGGCTGCTCCACCATCTCGGTGTGGACGAGTTGGCGCTGGGCGGGGTTTCGGTCGGCGGGCTGATCGCGCAGGGATTTGCGCTGAAATATCCGGGCCGGCTCAAAGCTCTGGTGCTCTGTGACACGGCGCCGAAAGTCGGCGACGCCGCATTCTGGAATGCGCGACTGGAAAAAGTTCTGACCGAAGGGCTCGGGGCAATTGCCGAAGGGATCATGGAGCGCTGGTTCAGCCCCGGTTTCCGCGAAAATGAGCGCGTGGCGCTGGCCGGGTGGCGCAACATGTTCCTGCGGGCCGACGCCAAGGGCTATGCGGCCACCTGCGCGACGCTGCGCGATGCCGATCTGCGGAGCGAGATCGGAAACATTTCGGTGCCGACCCTGGTGGTGGCGGGGGAAGATGATTTGGCAACGCCGCCCGATCTCGTGCGCAGCACGGCCGAGGCAATCCCCGGGGCGCGTTTCGTAAGCCTGCCGGGGGTAGGCCACATTCCTTCCATCGAGCGGCCGGCGGAGCTGGCAACGCTGATGGCCGATTTTTTCAAGGAGGCCGGTCATGGCTGACAAAACGCGGTTCGAGCAGGGCATGCAAACGCGCCGCTCGGTGCTGGGCGACGCCCATGTGGACCGGGCGAGCGCGCGGGCAACGCCGTTCGACATCGACTTCCAGAGTTTTATCACCGAAGGGGCTTGGGGCTCGGTGTGGTCGCGGCCGGGACTGACCAAGCGCGAGCGCTCGCTGATCACGCTAGCGCTGCTGGCGGCGGCTGGACATGACGAGGAAGTCGCCATGCATGTGCGGGCGACCGAGAATACCGGGGCGAGCCCGGATGATATCAAGGAAGCGCTGCTGCATGTGGCCGTTTATGCCGGCGTGCCGGCGGCCAATCGCGCCTTCCGCATCGCCAAGGAAGAACTGGCAAAGCGCAAGGAGGGCGCGCAATGAGTGGCATTATCCTGCCCGGAGAAGACGGGGCGCTCTACCAGCGCGACATGGCCTGGCATCCGCCAGCCAATACGCCCGGATATAAGAGCACGACGTTTCGCGCACCGCGCCATAGCCTGCTCTCGCTCGGGCCGACCAAGTCGGAGCTGACGGGACCGACCTTCGGGCATGAAAAGCTCGGGCCGCTGGACAATGATCTCATCCGCAATTTCAGCCAGGACGGCACCGAGGCTATCGGCCAGCGGATGATCGTCTATGGTCAGGTGCTGGACGAGAATGCCCGGCCGGTGCCCAATATGCTGGTGGAATTCTGGCAGGCCAATGCCGGTGGGCGCTACCGCCACAAGAAGGAAGGGTATCTGGCCGCACTCGACCCCAATTTCGGCGGGTTCGGGCGGGCGCTGACCGACGCGAACGGGTTTTATTCGTTCCGCACCGTCAAGCCGGGGGCCTATCCCTGGCCCAATGGCGGCAATGACTGGCGGCCGGCCCATATCCACTTCTCGGTCTTTGGCCACGCCTTTGCGCAGCGGCTGATTACCCAGATGTATTTCGAGGGTGACCCGATGATCTGGCAGTGCCCGATTGTGAGCACCGTGCCGGACAAGGCCGGGATCGAGCAGCTGATCGCAAGGCTCGACCGGCACAATACAACGCCCATGGATGCGCTGGCCTATCGCTTTGATATCGTGCTGCGCGGCCGCCGCTCGACCATGTTCGAGAACAAGATGGAAGGGAACTGATGTTGCACCCGACCCCGATCCTCAAGGAAACGCCGTCGCAGACTGCCGGGCCCTATGTGCATATCGGCATGACGCCGAACTTTGCCGAGCTGGGCGGCGTCTATGACGATCCCGGCAAGACCATGCTGACGCCCGACACCAAGGGCGAGCGCATCGACATCGTCTGCCGCGTCATCGATGGCAGCGGCGCGCCGGTGGCGGACGCGGTTGTCGAAATCTGGCAGGCCGATGGCGATGGGCGGTTTGCCGCCCCGACCACGCGCAACTCCAACGCGGCGCCGGCCTTTACCGGCTGGGGGCGCCAGCCGGCCAATGGCGAGGGCGTCTTGACGTTCGAGACGATCAAACCCGGCCGTGTGGAAGGACCGGACGGCAAGCTGCAGGCGCCCCATGTCAGCCTCTGGATCGTGGCGCGCGGGATCAATATCGGGCTGATGACACGGCTCTATTTTGAAGACGAAGCCGAGGCAAATGAGACCGACTTTGTGCTCGGCAAGATCATGGACAAGCGCCGCCGCACAACGCTGATCGCAAGGCGTGAAGAGGGGGGCGTGCCGAAGTATGTGCTGGATGTCCATCTCCAGGGGGAGAAGGAGACGGTGTTTTTCGATTTTTGATTTGTTGGGATTTGGGGCTCTCGATACCCCCTCCTAGCCTCCCCCTGATAGGGGGAGGGACCGATCGAGTCTGCTGATCTGTCTGCGAGCCACCGAAGCACCCCTCCCCCTTCTGCAGGGGAGGTTGGGTGGGGGTTGCCAGCAGCACGATTGCGAGGCTTGGATGACAAGCGAGCGCGCATAGACACTCTCTCTTACGGGACACCAAACTGCTCATGACCACATTGCTGTCGGCCCTTTGTGGCGATGATGAAATCGAGGCGCTGCTAAGCGATGCGCGGCAGGTGGCGGCGATGCTGGCGTTTGAGCGGGCGCTGGCCGAGGCGAGTGCGGATTGCGGCTTTATCGGCGCGGATGCTGCGGCCGCCATTGGCGCGGCGATTGATGGCTTTGAGCCGGATTGGGCGGTGCTCCAGGTCGGCATGGCGCGGGATGGCGTGGTGGTGCCGGCGCTGGTCAAGCAGTTGCGGGGCACAATCGCCGAGCCGGATGGCGCGGCGCTGCATCGCGGGGCAACCAGTCAGGATGCGATCGATACGGCGCTGATGGTGCAGCTGGCCGATGTATTCAGTGTTTACGAAAAGCGACTGAGCGGACTTCTCGACCAGTTGGAGGCGCTGGCAAAAGCGCATGGCGAGACGGCGCTGATGGCGCATACGCGCATGCAGGTGGCGCTGCCGACGACTTGGGCCGCCAAGATTGCCAGCTGGAGCGAACCGCTGGGCCGGCATCTGCGCGCACTGGCGGCGCTGCGGCGGAGCCTGCTTGTCGTGCAATTGGGTGGGCCGGTGGGCGACGGCGGCAGCTTTGAGGGCCATGCCGAAGCCATTCGGGCCGGCATGGCGCAGCGACTGGGCCTGGGGATCGCGACGCCCTGGCAGACGCAGCGCGATCCGATCGTGGCGCTGGGCAGCGTGCTCGCACAGATCAGCGGGAGCCTCGGCAAGATCGGCGCCGATATTGCGCTTCTGGCGCAGAATGAAGTGGCGGCAGTCAAGCTCGCGGGCGGTGGCGGTTCGTCGGCGATGGCGCATAAATCCAACCCGGTGTACGCCGAAGTGCTGGTGGCATTGGCGCGGTACAACGCCGGATTGTCGGGTATTCTGGGGCAGGCACAGGTGCATGAATATGAGCGCTCCGGTGCGGCCTGGACGCTCGAATGGCTGACGCTGCCGCCGATGCTGATCAGCTGCGGGGCAAGCCTGAGGCTCGGGCAGGCGGTGCTCGGCCAGCTGCGCATCGGCTGAGTCACAGGGCCGCATGGGGGCCGACAGGGATCGTTTTCCTTGACCTTCACCCCCATTTCGCCATCAAGGGGCCCAGATTGGGGCGTATCCGCCCGAGATTACTGCCGTCGACAAGGAATTTGCGCATGCGGGCACGAGTGACAGGCCTAGCGGCAACCATGGCCATGGCCGTCGTGATCTCTGGTTGTTCCATGGCGGCGCTGAAGCCCCTGCCCGGCAACAAGCAGGCGGCGATCCCGGCGACGAGTGCCATCGAAACCCTCGCTGCGGCAGCGACGCCTGAAGGCCATGTGCCCAAGGCCAATGCTGTGCCGCGCGCCAATCCCGAAACCCTGCTCGGCTTTGCGCAGAGCGAACGCGGCTCGCTCGACGGGCTGATTTCCCACTATTCCAGCGTCTATAATGTGCCCGAGAGCCTCGTGCGCCGGGTGATCGTGCGCGAGAGCAATTACAATCCGGCAGCACGCAACGGGCCTTATTACGGGCTGATGCAGATCAGCCACGCCACCGCGCGCGGCATGGGCTATTCCGGTGAGGCCGCAGGCCTTCTCGATGCCGAGACCAATCTGCGCTATGCGGTGCGCTATCTGGCCGGGGCCTATATCACGGCCGGCGGCAACCATGACCGCTCGGTGCAGTTTTATGCGCGCGGCTATTATTATGACGCCAAGCGCCTGGGGCTCCTGCAGAAGAGCGGGTTGCGCTAGGGCGGAAGATCCCCCTCATCTCGACCGCAATTCGCTGCGCGAATTCGGTGTGCCCTTCGGGCACCTTCTCCCTCAAGGGGAGAAGGCGATAGCCGATTGATCGTCCCATCGTCAGACGACGTCGAGGCTCACCTCAAACCCGTTGCGGCTGACTTCGCTGTAGGGGCAGATGATGTGGGCGCGCTGGACGATGTCCTCAACCTTTTCCCGATCCAGCCCCGGCACGTCGACCTTGAGCGCGGCCTGGATCCAGAACCCTTCGCCATCCGGCCTGTCGCGGAAACTGACCTCGGCGGTGACTTTTGCGTCGTCGGGGATCTTGTCGCCGCTCTTGCGGGCGGCAGCCTTCATGGCGCCGAGGAAGCAGGCGGAGTAGCCGACGGCAAAGAGCTGTTCGGGATTGGTGCCGCGCGCGCCATCACCACCCATTTCCTTGGGCGTAGTCAGGGTGACATCGAGCACGCCATCATCGGTAGCGCCGTGGCCGGAGCGACCGCCAGTCGAGGTGGCGCGCGCCGTGTACATGATCTTGGTCATCAGGCTTCTCCTTGGGTTTATGATTGGGTAACCACGCAGTCTATCAGGCCGGTTCCGTCACAAAGCCGCCAGCTCTGTCGGACAGAGAGAAGACCACGATGCGGCAATGATCGAAAGGGCGGTTTTTAATGAGGACGAAGTGGATCTGGCTGCTCATGGGCCTGGTGGTAGGGCTGGGGCCGAGCGCGCCGGCAACGGCGCGGGATATCTGCACGCTCATTGCCGATGCCAGTTCGCGCGCAATCCTCGTTGAGGAGGGGGACTGCCAGTCCCCGGTGACCCCGGCCTCGACCTTCAAGCTGCCCCTGGCGTTGATGGGTTTTGAAGATGGGATCATCACCTCACCGACCACGCCGAAGCTGCCGTTCAAGGAGGGCTATGCCGATTGGGGCGGTGAGGCGTGGCAGCAGGACACGACCCCTGCCCTCTGGATGAAGAATTCCACCGTCTGGTATTCCCAGGTCCTGGCGCGGACGATGGGGCTCGAAAAACTGACCGCCTATGGCCGCGCCTTTGGCTATGGCAATGCCGATTTTTCCGGGGACCCCGGAAAGAACAACGGGCTGGAACGATCCTGGATTTCGTCCTCGCTCAAGATTTCGCCGCTCGAGCAGGCCGGTTTCATCGCAGCGCTGGTGACCGGCAGCCTTCCGGTGTCGCGGCAGTCGCGGGATGGCGCGATGGCACTGGTCGAGGTGGCGGGCACGGTGGATGGCTGGGAGATTTCGGGCAAGACCGGATCGGCTTATCCGCGGCGGGCGGACGGCAATTTTGATCGCACGCGCGGCTGGGGCTGGTTTGTGGGCTGGGCCGAAAAGGGCGGTCGCACGCTGGTGTTTGCGCGGCTGGCGCAGGATGAGGCGCGCAATTCCATATCCGGCGGGCTGCGGGCGCGCGATAGCCTGGTCAAACAGTGGCCAGAATTGCTGCGCGCGGCAGGGCTTTAAGCGCTGGCGGCGAGCTCTGCCGGCGCCATCAGGGCTGCAATTTCAGCCCAGCGGGCGCGGAAGGCGTTGACGCAGACGGGATCGAAATGCGTGCCGGAGCAGTGAAGGATCTCGGCATAGGCCTTGGCGAGCGGCCAGGCCTTTTTATAGGGGCGCTCGGAGCAGAGGGCGTCAAAGACATCGGCCAGAGCGACGATGCGTGCCTCGATCGGAATATCACTGCCGGAGAGGCGGTCGGGATAGCCGGTGCCGTCCCATTTTTCGTGATGGCTCTGGGCGATCAGCTCGGCGGTGCGGATGAGATCGCTATCTCCGTTTTCAAGGATGCGGGCGCCAATGGCGACATGCTCGCGCATGATGGCCAGTTCCTCGGGCGTGAGCTTGCCGGGCTTGGAGAGAATGGCATCGGCAATGCCGATCTTGCCGATGTCGTGGAGCGGGGCGGCCAGATAAATGGTGCGGCACCGCTGGGCATCGAGCCCGACGCCTTCGGCTATGATCTGGCTGATGCGGGCGACGCGCGAGACATGCTCGCCGATATCGCCGTCGCGATATTCAATGGCCCGGGCGAGGCGCCAGATGATCTCTTCCTCGCGCTCATGCAGATGGGCTGTAGCCGCCTCGACCTCGCGGGCGAGACGTTCGGCGTGGCTGGCCAGCTCCAGCTGGGCGCCGCGCAGGGCGAGCAGATTGGTGACCCGCGCCTGCAGCTCGATGGGATCGAAGGGTTTTGTCAGAAAATCATTGGCGCCGGACTGGATGGCCTCGATGCGCACCTGCTTGTCGATATCGGAGGTGACCATGATGATGGGCACGCTGCGATAGGTGAGGCGCTGGCGCAGGGCGGCGGTAAACTCCATGCCATCCATGTCGGGCATGATGTGATCGACGAGGACGAGATCGAATTGTTCGGCCTCGGCGCGGGCGAGCGCTTCGCGCGGATTGAGGCAGAGTTCGACATTGTCCGAGACGGACTGACGGATGATCGCGCCAAGCATGGCCAGACTCGATCTGGAATCGTCGACAATCAATAAACGCACGTCCCGGCCCCCCGGCAGAACTCTCCGCCGAGACCCTATGGGGGAAGCTCTTAGTCGGAGCTTAACAGGAAGGCCGATCTTGTCTCGGAACCGGTCAATTCGCCTTTCCTACTGTCGATCCTCAGAAAATTTATTGGCCGCGAAGGAATCCGGCTTCATTTCGAT is from Devosia sp. SD17-2 and encodes:
- a CDS encoding HD domain-containing phosphohydrolase, whose translation is MRLLIVDDSRSSLAMLGAIIRQSVSDNVELCLNPREALARAEAEQFDLVLVDHIMPDMDGMEFTAALRQRLTYRSVPIIMVTSDIDKQVRIEAIQSGANDFLTKPFDPIELQARVTNLLALRGAQLELASHAERLAREVEAATAHLHEREEEIIWRLARAIEYRDGDIGEHVSRVARISQIIAEGVGLDAQRCRTIYLAAPLHDIGKIGIADAILSKPGKLTPEELAIMREHVAIGARILENGDSDLIRTAELIAQSHHEKWDGTGYPDRLSGSDIPIEARIVALADVFDALCSERPYKKAWPLAKAYAEILHCSGTHFDPVCVNAFRARWAEIAALMAPAELAASA
- a CDS encoding organic hydroperoxide resistance protein, encoding MTKIMYTARATSTGGRSGHGATDDGVLDVTLTTPKEMGGDGARGTNPEQLFAVGYSACFLGAMKAAARKSGDKIPDDAKVTAEVSFRDRPDGEGFWIQAALKVDVPGLDREKVEDIVQRAHIICPYSEVSRNGFEVSLDVV
- the pcaQ gene encoding pca operon transcription factor PcaQ — translated: MIDPRIKLRHLACFIEVARQRSVVRAAAALNISQPAATKTVQDLEDILGAPLFDRARRKLQLTAFGEIFYRYASTAIAALRQGMDAARTGGETALVRVGALPTVSARILPEAVQTFTADYSGVHTRIVTGPNDYLLTRLRTGDVDLVIGRMAEPEAMLGLSFEHLYSERVVMAVRPGHPLLDQPDFTLRSIAPFQVLMPTPGSVIRPSVERLLRANGLTSLRDEVETISNAFGRSYVRATEAVWIISEGVVARDVADGQLALLPVDTSETLGPVGFTTRADTPPGLAAISLMQIVRDIAARLRA
- a CDS encoding 3-carboxy-cis,cis-muconate cycloisomerase produces the protein MTTLLSALCGDDEIEALLSDARQVAAMLAFERALAEASADCGFIGADAAAAIGAAIDGFEPDWAVLQVGMARDGVVVPALVKQLRGTIAEPDGAALHRGATSQDAIDTALMVQLADVFSVYEKRLSGLLDQLEALAKAHGETALMAHTRMQVALPTTWAAKIASWSEPLGRHLRALAALRRSLLVVQLGGPVGDGGSFEGHAEAIRAGMAQRLGLGIATPWQTQRDPIVALGSVLAQISGSLGKIGADIALLAQNEVAAVKLAGGGGSSAMAHKSNPVYAEVLVALARYNAGLSGILGQAQVHEYERSGAAWTLEWLTLPPMLISCGASLRLGQAVLGQLRIG
- the pcaH gene encoding protocatechuate 3,4-dioxygenase subunit beta; protein product: MSGIILPGEDGALYQRDMAWHPPANTPGYKSTTFRAPRHSLLSLGPTKSELTGPTFGHEKLGPLDNDLIRNFSQDGTEAIGQRMIVYGQVLDENARPVPNMLVEFWQANAGGRYRHKKEGYLAALDPNFGGFGRALTDANGFYSFRTVKPGAYPWPNGGNDWRPAHIHFSVFGHAFAQRLITQMYFEGDPMIWQCPIVSTVPDKAGIEQLIARLDRHNTTPMDALAYRFDIVLRGRRSTMFENKMEGN
- the pcaD gene encoding 3-oxoadipate enol-lactonase, whose protein sequence is MLFADIGGVVLHYRVSGPAGAPVVALANSLGTDGRIWDGVIARLAETYRVISYDKRGHGLSDAPAGEYSLDQHVDDLSGLLHHLGVDELALGGVSVGGLIAQGFALKYPGRLKALVLCDTAPKVGDAAFWNARLEKVLTEGLGAIAEGIMERWFSPGFRENERVALAGWRNMFLRADAKGYAATCATLRDADLRSEIGNISVPTLVVAGEDDLATPPDLVRSTAEAIPGARFVSLPGVGHIPSIERPAELATLMADFFKEAGHG
- the pcaG gene encoding protocatechuate 3,4-dioxygenase subunit alpha, which encodes MLHPTPILKETPSQTAGPYVHIGMTPNFAELGGVYDDPGKTMLTPDTKGERIDIVCRVIDGSGAPVADAVVEIWQADGDGRFAAPTTRNSNAAPAFTGWGRQPANGEGVLTFETIKPGRVEGPDGKLQAPHVSLWIVARGINIGLMTRLYFEDEAEANETDFVLGKIMDKRRRTTLIARREEGGVPKYVLDVHLQGEKETVFFDF
- the blaOXA gene encoding class D beta-lactamase, producing MRTKWIWLLMGLVVGLGPSAPATARDICTLIADASSRAILVEEGDCQSPVTPASTFKLPLALMGFEDGIITSPTTPKLPFKEGYADWGGEAWQQDTTPALWMKNSTVWYSQVLARTMGLEKLTAYGRAFGYGNADFSGDPGKNNGLERSWISSSLKISPLEQAGFIAALVTGSLPVSRQSRDGAMALVEVAGTVDGWEISGKTGSAYPRRADGNFDRTRGWGWFVGWAEKGGRTLVFARLAQDEARNSISGGLRARDSLVKQWPELLRAAGL
- the pcaC gene encoding 4-carboxymuconolactone decarboxylase, giving the protein MADKTRFEQGMQTRRSVLGDAHVDRASARATPFDIDFQSFITEGAWGSVWSRPGLTKRERSLITLALLAAAGHDEEVAMHVRATENTGASPDDIKEALLHVAVYAGVPAANRAFRIAKEELAKRKEGAQ